CGCTCTACCACCATTTTGCGAACAAGGAAGCACTGTTCCTCGCGGTTTTTCTCGCCGTCCAGGAACAAGTCAACAGCCAAGCGCCGCGGCCCGAAGATGCCGACGACGCTTTGGGCGCATTGCGCGCCGGCCTGCGTGCCTATCTGAAGTCGTCGCTCACCGGCGAGGTTCAGCGCATCCTGATGATCGAGGGCCCTGCTGTGCTCGGTTGGCAGCGGTGGCGCGAGCTACAGGTTCAATTCGGTCTCGGGTCGATTCGCGCTCTCCTGGAGAAGGCGGTCGAGCAGGGTGCCGTCATTCCGCAGCCACTAGACGTGCTTGCCCATGTGCTGCTCGCCGCCGCCGACGAAGCCGCCCAGTTCGTTGCCAACGCTCCCGATCCACATCAGGCACGCGACAATGCCATAGAGGTCATCGACGGTATACTGCAACGGCTCGGTCCGCCACGCTGAGATGGAATCTGCGCCGCGTCATCCCTTGAAAGGCTGCACCTTCCGGTGGACGGTCATTGCCGATCCGGCGGGCCCCAGCACGGCATTGGCGCGCAGGAAGCGTCGATAGAACAACTGGACCAGGGCCTCGTCGTGGCGCCCGTCGTCAGCGAGGACGAAGTCCTCCAACTCGGCGTCACCGGCGACGACGTCCCGGGGCCGGTGCCCTAGCAGCGGCGTCAGATCATCAAGATCCTGTTCGTCGAGCTGCGCCCCGATCTCCTGCCGGCGCAGCAGATGTCTGGCCAGTCGAAATGAATTGCGGACCTCGTAGCGGGCGAACGGCTCGTCGATGGTCACCGAGCCCAGCGTCTGAACCATGTGATGGAACGCAACATCATTGGTGAACTGCGCCGGTTCGGGCACATCGATCGTCTCGTCAAGGTCGTAGCCCAGCAGCTCAGCGAAGGCTTCGACCGAGTGCAGGTTGGTTTCGGTACACCACTGCAAATTGGTCATATACGCCGAACCCGGGCTCGGAGCCGCCAGAGCACCATGAAAGGCGAGTTCATTGGTCAGGGTGAACGACAAGTGGTGGTGTTGGATTGCCGCCATGTCGAGCTCGGCCCCGCCAGCCTCGGCGTAGATGCCGTAGAGCTCATCGAAGTCGCCGAAGTTCAGAACCGTGTCGCGCATGCGAAAGGCTGCCAGGTCCATCATCGGGTCACCGATGTGACCGATTTCGAGATCCAGCAGTGCCATGATCTTGCCGTCCTCATGATGGAACTGACCGGAGTCCCACACGACAGGTGCCTCGCGAGTGTTGTCGGGCAGCGGGTTTCGGCGCAGCCAGCCCAACGCGAACTCCACGAAGGGATCCGGCCTGCCCTTGGTCTGCCGGTAGAGCTTCTCGAAGTAAGCCATACCGACCGAGCCTGGAGTCGAGACTGGCGACGATGCCCGGGTCGTACCTGCCGCGTCGAATTCATCGACGTTCAGTGCGTGAATACGCGCAAGGATGCGCATGTATTCAGCCATCACCGCGTCACGCTCGGCCACGGCGGAGTCGGCGAAGTCGGGGCGCCCCGGCACCCGATCCATCACGTAGGCCGGTAGGGCCTCGAGCCAGCCATACACCCGTGGAACCGGAATACCGTTCCGGTACAGGAGATCTTGGAAGGTCATCTCGTGGTGCAGCGGGAACACCAGCGGTGAGTCGATCCGGTGTCCACGCACCATCAGTTCGAGGCGCTGACCATCGAGCTCTGCGTCGACAAGCCAGTTCGGTCGCCACCGGGTCTGTCGTTCGATCGCGAGAACCTCACCGCCCAGACCGGTGCGAACCCATTCGCTGATCAGCTCGATTTCATTCACGTCCGGGACCTACCTTGATAGTCGGAAACAACGGGCCCAACCGATCGGGGGTACTGCCGTGCAAGACGAGTTCGTCTGCGCCCGCGTCGCGATAGCGTTCGAAAGCCTCGTGGCAGTTCCGCGCCGATCCAACCGCAGCCGCCTCCGCGGTCCATTCAACTGGCAACACCGACGCCACCTCGACCAATTGCTCGCGGGTGAGCACCGAGTCTGCCGCGCCCCTGATCCCAGCCAGCAGAGAGTGAGAGCGTAAGCGCTCCAATGGTTCCGGATCCCATCCGTTCGCCGCCGCCAGGCGCTCCCCGAACCCCGGAATCTGGTAGTAGGTGACCGCCCTGGCCCCCACCACAGCGAGCTCCTCCGCCGCGGGCAGATCGCAGGCGACGACCACCGTGGCGTACACCCGCACGCTACCTACCGGCCGCCCTGCGGATCGCTCGGTGTCTCGGACGACCGCTACAGCGCGCGCCACCGCCGACGGAGTCAGGAACGGGTGCAGCAACACACCGTCGAAGTGCCGACCGGCCAACTCCAGGCCTCTAGGACCGATAGCAGCGAAAACCAGCGAAGGCACCGGTTGATCGGGTACATCGTTGAGTCGCAGCGACGGATACCGACCTGCCGGTCCGTCGTAGCGCACCTTCTCCCCGCGGCAGAGTCGCCGGAAGATGTCGGCGTGATCAACGATCGATGCGTTCGTCGAGCGCGGAAGACCGACAGCGGCCCACATGGCGTCCACGGAACGTCCGATGCCCAGGATGAAGCGGCCGTCCGATAACGCCTGGGCCGTCATCGCCAGCGAAGCCAGCAGCGCAGGATGGCGGGACTGGAAATGAGTTATGCCTGAGGCGATTCGGACCGTTGTGGTGACTTGGCTGAGCGCACCGACGATCACACCCAGATCTTTGGTACCCCATCGCTCGCTGAGCCACAGGGTCCGCAGTCCCAGCCGTTCAGCCGCATCGGCCTGCGCCACCGCTGCCCGGGGGTCGGAAACCCGGCCCGGCAGCGTGTAAGCACCGAGCGGTACGCGACTGGATATTTCGGCGTCCATCGCCCTATTCTGACACTAGTGTTCACTTTGTGGGCGAAAGGGGTATAGCGTGGCCTACACATCAACGCGTGGTGACATCGGTTCCGGGATCGACGACATCATGCGCGGTTGGCTGCCGCAATGCCTGAAGCCGGACAACGCGACGCCGATCGAGATTTCCGATTTCAGCGCGCCTGACGCCGGCTACTCCGGGAAGACAGTGTTCTTCACGGCGACCTGGACCGATCCGCAGAGCCGTCCTCGCAGCGAGGATCTGGTATTGCGGCTGCAGGCCAAGGACCATCAGCTGTTCACCACACCCAATGCGCCTCGGCAAGCCGAGGTGATGCGCAGACTCGGGCGGCACGGAATCGCAGTGCCACACATTGTGGGGGTCGAGACAGATCCATCGATACTGGGAGCACCGTTCTATGTGATGCGGCGGGTTCACGGCCGCACCCCGTCCGATGTCCCGAGCTGGCATAAGCGTGGGTGGACTGTCGAATTGTCAGCATCAGAACGGGAATTGCTGTGCAACAACGGCTTACGCGCACTGGTGGCGGTCCACCAGGTCAATGCTCCGGCCGACCTGGAGTTTCTTCGCGCCACTGACCCCGGTGGGTCCACCGCGCTACAGCGCTACCTGCACACCCTGCAGGGTTGGTATAACTGGTGCCGCGACGACCTGAAGGTCGGCGCAGACACCCTGGGCCGTGCGCTGCGGGTGATCCACGATCAGGCTCCCGAGACCAACGCCGAGACCATTGTCTGGGGAGACGCGCGCGTCGGGAACATGTCGTTCGCCGATGATCTCTCGGTGGCCGCCCTGTTCGACTGGGAGACAGCCAGCACCGGACCCGCCGACATCGATCTCGGCTGGTGGCTCATGTTCGAGACGTTTCTCTGCGAATCGCTGGGATTCGCCCGACCTCCGGGGGTGCCGACCGATGACGAATTCGTCAGCCGTTACCGGGAATTCGGCGGGAAGCTCACCGGCGACATCGTCTACTACCAGCTGGTGGCGGCCTTCGTACTGTCGCTGATCAACAATCGGCTTGCGCTGCTGTTGGTGCGCGACGGGCTGGATGTCGCCACCGCGCGCAGCTACCCGCAGTCCGCGGTCGACCTGGTCGAGCGGTACCTGCGGCGGCTGTAGCGCTTCGCTCAGGCCAGCGCCAGCGTGGTCAAGATGTCAGGCGTATACGCCTCGTCCGGCGCTTCCCACGGGCCGGCGTGCACAGCATCTAGGGCGGCACCGAGTTCGGGACGGCGATGCAGCAACTTGAACATCCGCGACCGACGGGCCAACCGATCCGGCATGCCGAAACCGGTGAGCAGGTCTGTCAGGGCACTGGCGAAGCGCAGGCGGCTCATCCGCATGCGCCGCTCGTGGACATATTCAGCCAGCCCATGCGGAGTCCAGTCGGAACTGCCCAACAGCGCCTCCGATAGCACCCGCACGTCACGCATGCTGATGCTGAGCCCCTGGGCAGTAACCGGATTGCTCCAGCCGGCCGCATCGCCGATGAGCACCGCGCCGGGCACGGCGGGCTCGTCAACCCAGGCGTCATTCATCGGGAACGTCGCGCACGGACCGATCGGCGTGGAGGCGGCGAGAGCGCTCGAATTTGGGAATATTGGCGTTCGGAACGCGTTCATGAATTCGCCGACCGCAGAGATCCCCCTGAGCGGCTCGGGGTCGTCGACCCTGCGACCGACATAGAGCCGCAGTCGGTTGTCAGCGCGCGGAAGGACGATGTACTGGTTCCGGCCGTCCACAGATATGGCCGTTTCTGCGCGATCCCATACCCCTCCATCGTCAACCAGCATGCCCGACAAGCGAACCCGGGCCTGTGTCGTGAACAGCGTCATACCTAGCGCCGATCGGGTAGCCGACATCTTGCCGTCAGCTCCGACGATCAAGCGGCACATGGCAGTTTGGGTGCCGTCGTCCGTCTCGTAGCCGACGGAGGGGGTCGCACCGGCCTTTATTGACGTCCGGCGAACGCCGCGTACAACCTCGGCGCCGGCCTTGGCCGCAGCGGTGGCCAGCGCCTCGCGCAGCTCTGGGTGGCCCACGCCGACGACTCCCGGCGCGCTCGGTACCGCGGTGGAAAGGTCCCGGGACCGCCGCTGGGCCTCCTCGACGCTGAAGCCCTCGTCGTACGGGACCATCTTTGTCATCACCGAGACACCGTCGGCCAGCAAGATCGTTTCGGCTACTCCAAGTTCGACGGCCTCCCGAAAACCCCAGGGCACCATGGCCTCTCCACGCACGATGTCGCGGTAGGCCTGCTCACGTTCGAGAACCGTCACGGCGATTCCCGCGTTGGCCAGTCGAATCGCGAGCGTACATCCAGCAATCCCACCACCAACAACCACAACATCGGCGTCCATCAGGCTCCTCTCCCACGAATCCCATTTACTATGACATAATGAGATCTGCCGACGCCACAGGAAGGGGTACAGCCATGGGACGCCGAGGCGGTACGCAGTCGTCCCCTATCTCGAAAGTCGATGTGGTGGAAGCCGCCATGCGCGTGGTCTCGCAATCCTCTTTGGAGAAGTTGACGGTTCGCGAAGTAGCCGCCGAATGCGGAGTGACCCCTCCGGCGATCCACTACCACCTCCGCGGTGGTGACGACCTTGCCGATCGCGTTGTCGAGGCCGTCGCGGCGCGAATCGAGGTGCACCTGGATCCGGACGCTTCCTGGATCGACCAATACGTCGAACTGGTCCTCGCCATGGATCGAGCATTCCTCGCCTATCCGGGTACCGGCTTGCACGCGCTGACATCGACCGGCCCGTCAGCGGCGGCCACCCGGCTCACCGATACCGCGCTGGACATCCTGCGCAATGCAGGATTCACCGAAGAGGTTGCCGTACAGACATTCACCGCCACATACCTGATGTTCGTCGGCTGGCTGGCCACCCGAAGCCGAGCTGAAGGCAACACCATCCATCCCGCGTTGGCCGCTGCCGGCGCCGAAGACCTGGGCCGCGATGGCGGTCAACCAATCGAAGGTGCGATACGCCGCATCTTGACAACCGCCAAAGGAGATCCGCAGTGTCCGACAAACTGACGGCGAACGACGACGCATCCTGGGTGAAGCGCTACTACGCAGACTGGGATTCCGGCGACGCCAGGGCGATCAGCGCCTGGTTCGACGACGAAGTCGTTCTGGAAGACGTCCCGACCGGCCATACCGCCAGGGGCGCAGGCGAAGCCCGGAGCTTCGTCGAAGGTGCCCTGAAGCTTGTGCCGGGCGCCCGCTACGAGGTTCTTACGGCATTGGTCAGCGGCGATCAGTTCGCCGTTGAGTGGGTCATGCAACCGGCAGGCCTGCACGGCGCATCGGTGGGAACCGTGCGCAACGGCAAAGTACTGACCAACCGCGACTTCTGGGATGCCTCACCCAAGAAGTGATCGCGGCGGATTTCGGTGGGCGCCGATCTCCCAGATTGTCGCCGAATTGTGTTGCCGCAGCGATGAGCTGGGCATTGGCAGCGAACAGCAGATTGCCTATCAGTTTGACAGCCAGTGCGCTCAGTTCGGCACCCGCCGCTGAAACTCATTGTCGTGCACAGTGATCAGCTCTCGCAGCGCGGCCCGATCGGGCTTCAGCATCACCGTCAGCGGTAATTCGTCGACGATCAGCAGTTCGTCGGGTGCCTTGTAGTCGGCCAGTTCGGCTGCCACATGAGTGCGCAGCTCGGCCAGCGTCGGTGGATCGGTAGGGTCACGCGCCACCACGAAGGCGACGCCGATCTCCCCGATCACCGGTGCGGGACGGCCGATGACTGCGGCCTGTTTGACCCCGGGGTGGTCACCTAGGGTCCGTTCCACTTCACCAGGGTGCACGTTGTAGCCGCCCCGGATGTACATGTCGCCCCGGCGTCCCACCAGGATGAGGTTGCCGTCGTCGCCGAGAACCCCGATGTCGCCGGTACGTAGCCAGCCGTCCCGCAGTACCTCTGCGGTGAGTTCCGGGTTTCGCCAGTAGCCGCGCATCACGCACGGACCACTGACCTCGACGACACCGTCGGGTCCGATACGTACCTCGGTCCCCGCCGCGGGCCGTCCGACGCTGCGGAACTGTACCTCGGGCATGTCATCGGGTGCGGTGCCGCTGATGGTCGGGCATTCCGTCATCGCGTACCGCACCACCAGCGGCACACCGATCCGCTCGGTGACCCGGCGCACCAGCTCGGGCGGTGCCGGCGCGGTCGCCACCACACCGATCCGTAAGTGCGGCAACGTCCGTGGGCTCACGCCCTCAACGTCGAGCAGCTTGGTCCACTGGGTCGGTACGGCACCGGCCACGGTGATCCGCTCGTCGCGCAGCACGTCGAACATGCCCCGAGCCGACCACGGCGTCGGCGGGATCACTAGCGTGGTGCCCCAGATCAACTGATCCCACAGCTTGAACATGTAGCCGGCGTGCGCGAACGGCGTCGAGGTGAGCCGCCGATCGTAGGGAGCACTCATCACTCCGGCCGCCGCGGCACCGGCCGCCAACCGGTCAGCATCGAACACCGCTCCTTTGGGTGTTCCGGTGGTTCCGCTGGTGAAGATCAGCGCCACAGGGTCGCGCCGGGTCAGTTCGGCAGGTGGCGCCACCCCGCCGGGATCGGTCGACAGAGCATCACGCCGCAGCAGACGGCGCCCGGCAGCCGGCAGCTCGCCCAGTTGTTCATCGGCCACGATCAATGCGGGATCAGCCTGTTGGACGATGGATTCGAGTTCGCGCCGGCCCAGCCGCGGGTTGAGTCCGGTGGTGATGGCTCCGATCAACGCTGCTGCGGCGTAGCACGTCGCATAGTCAATGCCCGACGGCAGCCAAAGCGTGACCACGTCGCCCTTGCCGACCCCTAGTTCGGCGAATTGCGCAGCAACGCTGCGGGCTCGGCCTATCCACTCGGCGAACGTGACCCGCCCGCCCGGCTCGACGTAGGCCTCCCGGTCGCCGTGGGCCAGAGCCGCCGCCTCCAACAGCTCCCGCGTACTCGCGAAACTACGGTTCATGACGGAACTCGATGAGTACTTGTCACAAACCGTAGTGTCGGCGGGCTGATTGGGCTGGTCGGGCATCTACGGCTGTTCAGCGCCGAGGATCACGGTGCCGCTGGAACAGAACCATCCGCCGGTACCACTGACACAGGCGATCTTGGCGTCAGGAACCTGCCGCGGCCCGCATTCCCCGCGTAATTGGCGTGCCGCCTCGACTAACAGGAACAGACCGCGCTGCCCGGGGTGGCACGCCGACAGCCCGCCGCCGTCGGTGTTGGTGGGCAGTGCGCCGCCCAGCCGCAAGGCCCCCGACTCGACGAACGCCCCGCCCTCGCCCTTCGGGCAGAACCCGAGGTCTTCCAGCGTGAGCAGCAGCATGTAGGTGAATGCGTCGTAGAGTTCGGCCACGTCGACATCTGCCGGGGATACCCCGGCGCGCGCGAAGGCCAGCGGGCCGCTGACGGCAGCCGGGCCAACGGTGAGGTCGTCCCACTGAGAGGTGAGCATGTGGGAGGTGGTCTCGCCCGTTCCGAGCATCCAGACCGGTTTGCTCTTGAGATCTTTCGCACGTTCGGCACTGACCAGAACGACAGCCGCCCC
Above is a window of Mycolicibacterium boenickei DNA encoding:
- a CDS encoding TetR/AcrR family transcriptional regulator; translated protein: MSSGQPSKAQKRAVRTAEIAERAEATRAALVAAGRRLFVEKGYFATGTEEIVAAAGVGTRGALYHHFANKEALFLAVFLAVQEQVNSQAPRPEDADDALGALRAGLRAYLKSSLTGEVQRILMIEGPAVLGWQRWRELQVQFGLGSIRALLEKAVEQGAVIPQPLDVLAHVLLAAADEAAQFVANAPDPHQARDNAIEVIDGILQRLGPPR
- a CDS encoding class I adenylate-forming enzyme family protein translates to MNRSFASTRELLEAAALAHGDREAYVEPGGRVTFAEWIGRARSVAAQFAELGVGKGDVVTLWLPSGIDYATCYAAAALIGAITTGLNPRLGRRELESIVQQADPALIVADEQLGELPAAGRRLLRRDALSTDPGGVAPPAELTRRDPVALIFTSGTTGTPKGAVFDADRLAAGAAAAGVMSAPYDRRLTSTPFAHAGYMFKLWDQLIWGTTLVIPPTPWSARGMFDVLRDERITVAGAVPTQWTKLLDVEGVSPRTLPHLRIGVVATAPAPPELVRRVTERIGVPLVVRYAMTECPTISGTAPDDMPEVQFRSVGRPAAGTEVRIGPDGVVEVSGPCVMRGYWRNPELTAEVLRDGWLRTGDIGVLGDDGNLILVGRRGDMYIRGGYNVHPGEVERTLGDHPGVKQAAVIGRPAPVIGEIGVAFVVARDPTDPPTLAELRTHVAAELADYKAPDELLIVDELPLTVMLKPDRAALRELITVHDNEFQRRVPN
- a CDS encoding phosphotransferase family protein, with protein sequence MNEIELISEWVRTGLGGEVLAIERQTRWRPNWLVDAELDGQRLELMVRGHRIDSPLVFPLHHEMTFQDLLYRNGIPVPRVYGWLEALPAYVMDRVPGRPDFADSAVAERDAVMAEYMRILARIHALNVDEFDAAGTTRASSPVSTPGSVGMAYFEKLYRQTKGRPDPFVEFALGWLRRNPLPDNTREAPVVWDSGQFHHEDGKIMALLDLEIGHIGDPMMDLAAFRMRDTVLNFGDFDELYGIYAEAGGAELDMAAIQHHHLSFTLTNELAFHGALAAPSPGSAYMTNLQWCTETNLHSVEAFAELLGYDLDETIDVPEPAQFTNDVAFHHMVQTLGSVTIDEPFARYEVRNSFRLARHLLRRQEIGAQLDEQDLDDLTPLLGHRPRDVVAGDAELEDFVLADDGRHDEALVQLFYRRFLRANAVLGPAGSAMTVHRKVQPFKG
- a CDS encoding TetR family transcriptional regulator → MGRRGGTQSSPISKVDVVEAAMRVVSQSSLEKLTVREVAAECGVTPPAIHYHLRGGDDLADRVVEAVAARIEVHLDPDASWIDQYVELVLAMDRAFLAYPGTGLHALTSTGPSAAATRLTDTALDILRNAGFTEEVAVQTFTATYLMFVGWLATRSRAEGNTIHPALAAAGAEDLGRDGGQPIEGAIRRILTTAKGDPQCPTN
- a CDS encoding phosphotransferase family protein → MAYTSTRGDIGSGIDDIMRGWLPQCLKPDNATPIEISDFSAPDAGYSGKTVFFTATWTDPQSRPRSEDLVLRLQAKDHQLFTTPNAPRQAEVMRRLGRHGIAVPHIVGVETDPSILGAPFYVMRRVHGRTPSDVPSWHKRGWTVELSASERELLCNNGLRALVAVHQVNAPADLEFLRATDPGGSTALQRYLHTLQGWYNWCRDDLKVGADTLGRALRVIHDQAPETNAETIVWGDARVGNMSFADDLSVAALFDWETASTGPADIDLGWWLMFETFLCESLGFARPPGVPTDDEFVSRYREFGGKLTGDIVYYQLVAAFVLSLINNRLALLLVRDGLDVATARSYPQSAVDLVERYLRRL
- a CDS encoding TIGR03857 family LLM class F420-dependent oxidoreductase, producing MDAEISSRVPLGAYTLPGRVSDPRAAVAQADAAERLGLRTLWLSERWGTKDLGVIVGALSQVTTTVRIASGITHFQSRHPALLASLAMTAQALSDGRFILGIGRSVDAMWAAVGLPRSTNASIVDHADIFRRLCRGEKVRYDGPAGRYPSLRLNDVPDQPVPSLVFAAIGPRGLELAGRHFDGVLLHPFLTPSAVARAVAVVRDTERSAGRPVGSVRVYATVVVACDLPAAEELAVVGARAVTYYQIPGFGERLAAANGWDPEPLERLRSHSLLAGIRGAADSVLTREQLVEVASVLPVEWTAEAAAVGSARNCHEAFERYRDAGADELVLHGSTPDRLGPLFPTIKVGPGRE
- a CDS encoding nuclear transport factor 2 family protein, with product MSDKLTANDDASWVKRYYADWDSGDARAISAWFDDEVVLEDVPTGHTARGAGEARSFVEGALKLVPGARYEVLTALVSGDQFAVEWVMQPAGLHGASVGTVRNGKVLTNRDFWDASPKK
- a CDS encoding FAD-dependent oxidoreductase, with product MDADVVVVGGGIAGCTLAIRLANAGIAVTVLEREQAYRDIVRGEAMVPWGFREAVELGVAETILLADGVSVMTKMVPYDEGFSVEEAQRRSRDLSTAVPSAPGVVGVGHPELREALATAAAKAGAEVVRGVRRTSIKAGATPSVGYETDDGTQTAMCRLIVGADGKMSATRSALGMTLFTTQARVRLSGMLVDDGGVWDRAETAISVDGRNQYIVLPRADNRLRLYVGRRVDDPEPLRGISAVGEFMNAFRTPIFPNSSALAASTPIGPCATFPMNDAWVDEPAVPGAVLIGDAAGWSNPVTAQGLSISMRDVRVLSEALLGSSDWTPHGLAEYVHERRMRMSRLRFASALTDLLTGFGMPDRLARRSRMFKLLHRRPELGAALDAVHAGPWEAPDEAYTPDILTTLALA